A single genomic interval of Brevundimonas diminuta harbors:
- a CDS encoding bifunctional riboflavin kinase/FAD synthetase, which translates to MQIVRDWCDLPDALKGAAVAVGAFDGVHRGHQAVIAGAREAAERLGAPLGVVSFDPHPRRWFQKDAAPFRLMTSDQMAEALAPLGVDILYLLPFDAEMAGMTDAAFAERVLAEGLSIRHAAVGFDFTFGKGRSGSPEALRAYGERLGFTVSVAERLDDADGLKLSSSAVREALKAGDMARAAAILGRPFAIRGEVIHGDKRGRTIGVPTANIALGDYMRAAYGVYATRSRLPDGRVIDGVASLGVRPMYALETPLMEVWLFDFDGDLYGQTLDTELVAWLRGEETFDGLDALETQINADAAAARTVLSRS; encoded by the coding sequence ATGCAGATTGTCCGCGACTGGTGCGACCTGCCGGACGCGCTGAAAGGCGCGGCGGTCGCCGTCGGCGCCTTCGACGGCGTGCATCGTGGACATCAGGCCGTCATCGCCGGCGCACGCGAAGCGGCCGAACGGCTGGGCGCGCCGCTGGGCGTCGTCAGCTTCGATCCTCATCCCCGCCGCTGGTTCCAGAAAGACGCCGCGCCCTTTCGACTGATGACGTCCGACCAGATGGCCGAGGCCCTGGCGCCGCTGGGTGTGGACATCCTGTATCTTCTGCCCTTCGACGCCGAGATGGCCGGCATGACCGACGCCGCCTTCGCCGAGCGAGTTCTGGCCGAGGGTCTGAGCATCCGCCACGCCGCCGTCGGGTTCGATTTCACCTTCGGCAAGGGCCGATCCGGCTCGCCCGAGGCCTTGCGCGCCTACGGCGAGCGGCTGGGCTTCACCGTCTCGGTCGCCGAACGGCTGGATGACGCGGATGGGCTGAAGCTGTCGTCCAGCGCCGTTCGCGAGGCCTTGAAGGCCGGCGACATGGCCCGCGCCGCCGCCATCCTGGGCCGCCCCTTCGCTATTCGCGGCGAGGTGATTCACGGCGACAAGCGCGGTCGCACCATCGGCGTGCCGACGGCCAACATCGCGCTCGGCGATTATATGCGTGCTGCCTACGGCGTCTATGCGACCCGCAGCCGTTTGCCGGACGGACGGGTGATCGACGGCGTCGCAAGCCTGGGCGTGCGTCCCATGTATGCGCTTGAGACCCCGCTGATGGAGGTCTGGCTGTTTGATTTCGACGGCGACCTGTACGGCCAGACTCTGGACACCGAACTGGTCGCCTGGCTGCGTGGCGAGGAGACCTTCGACGGTCTCGACGCCCTGGAGACCCAGATCAACGCCGATGCGGCGGCGGCGCGAACCGTCCTCAGCCGATCATAG
- a CDS encoding gamma carbonic anhydrase family protein, translated as MTIYALGDSKPQLPPQGEYWVAPSASVIGNVILHPNASVWFGAVLRGDNDPITVGPDSNIQDGSVLHTDMGSPLTLGRGVTVGHKAMLHGCEVGDYSLIGIGAVVLNGVKIGRNCIIGANALITEGKIIPDNSLVVGQPGKVVRERDPAHIAVLQMSADHYVQNWKRFAAELRSL; from the coding sequence ATGACCATTTACGCCTTGGGCGACAGCAAACCGCAGCTTCCGCCGCAGGGCGAATACTGGGTGGCGCCAAGCGCATCGGTGATAGGGAATGTGATTCTCCATCCCAACGCCAGTGTCTGGTTCGGCGCCGTGCTGCGCGGAGACAACGATCCGATCACAGTGGGGCCTGACAGCAATATTCAGGACGGCAGCGTGCTTCACACCGACATGGGGTCGCCGCTGACGCTGGGGCGCGGCGTGACGGTCGGACACAAGGCCATGCTGCATGGCTGCGAGGTCGGCGACTACAGCCTGATCGGCATCGGGGCGGTGGTGCTGAACGGGGTCAAGATCGGCCGGAACTGCATCATCGGCGCCAATGCGCTGATCACCGAGGGCAAGATCATCCCGGACAACAGTCTGGTGGTGGGGCAACCGGGCAAGGTGGTGCGGGAACGTGACCCGGCGCACATCGCCGTGCTGCAGATGTCGGCCGACCATTATGTGCAAAACTGGAAGCGGTTCGCGGCGGAGCTTCGGTCTCTATGA
- a CDS encoding PhoH family protein produces the protein MEASMTKRAATKRQTREHGILDSRDFMEESKVRRLHAPHNERSGWSPYPSNDDRDQGYLKTLKPKSEGQGELMEAIDHHNLVMALGPAGTGKTYLAVAKAVEALEAGKVGRIVLSRPAVEAGESIGFLPGDMEDKLAPYLRPLYDALSDRLSMKRVKALMAEGLIEIAPVGYMRGRTLNNAFIVVDEAQNCTYVQLKMLLTRLGWHSTMVVTGDPQQSDLLPGISGLSDISARLEAVPDIAVVRLAERDIVRHPLVASMIGVL, from the coding sequence CTGGAGGCGTCCATGACCAAGCGTGCTGCAACCAAGCGTCAAACGCGTGAACACGGAATCCTGGATTCGCGTGATTTCATGGAGGAGTCGAAAGTTCGTCGGCTTCACGCCCCGCATAACGAGCGATCAGGGTGGTCGCCCTATCCTTCGAACGACGACCGCGACCAAGGCTACCTGAAGACGCTGAAGCCCAAGTCCGAGGGCCAGGGCGAACTGATGGAGGCCATCGATCACCACAACCTGGTCATGGCCCTGGGTCCCGCAGGCACCGGCAAGACCTATCTCGCCGTCGCCAAGGCGGTCGAGGCGCTGGAGGCGGGCAAGGTGGGCCGGATTGTCCTCAGCCGCCCCGCTGTCGAGGCCGGCGAATCAATCGGCTTCCTGCCCGGCGACATGGAAGACAAGCTGGCCCCCTATCTGCGCCCGCTCTACGACGCCCTGTCCGATCGTCTGTCGATGAAGCGGGTCAAGGCGCTGATGGCCGAAGGTCTGATCGAGATCGCCCCGGTCGGCTATATGCGCGGCCGCACGTTGAACAACGCCTTCATCGTCGTGGACGAGGCGCAGAACTGCACCTACGTCCAGCTGAAGATGCTGCTGACCCGTCTGGGCTGGCATTCGACCATGGTGGTGACCGGCGATCCGCAGCAGTCGGACCTGCTGCCCGGCATCTCGGGCCTGTCGGACATCTCGGCGCGACTGGAGGCCGTACCCGACATCGCCGTGGTGCGTCTGGCCGAGCGCGACATCGTCCGTCACCCGCTAGTCGCCTCGATGATCGGCGTCCTCTAA
- a CDS encoding UDP-glucose dehydrogenase family protein, which produces MRVAMIGTGYVGLVSGACFADFGHVVTCIDKDPSKIERLERGEIPIYEPGLDDLVAANVREGRLFFTLDGAEAIRRADAVFIAVGTPTRRGDGHADLSYVHAAAEEIAGLIEGFTVVVTKSTVPVGTGDEVEAIIRKTNSNADFAVVSNPEFLREGAAIGDFKRPDRVVIGIDDMTGDAGGRAQKVMSELYRPLNLNESPLLFVGRRTSELIKYAANAFLAMKITFINEMADLCEAVGADVQQVARGIGLDKRIGSKFLHAGPGYGGSCFPKDTIALVRTAQQYGAPTKLIEATVEVNDARKKAMADRVAATLGTSVQGKTVALLGLTFKPNTDDMRDAPSLDIAPALIAAGATVQAFDPEGMHEAAKLLPDIQMKDSAYDAVVGADAVVLVTEWDQFRALDLDRIKLLMKQPVLVDLRNIYRPEDMKHRGFRYMGIGRG; this is translated from the coding sequence ATGCGCGTAGCGATGATTGGGACGGGCTATGTGGGCCTGGTGTCCGGCGCCTGTTTCGCCGACTTCGGCCATGTCGTCACCTGCATCGACAAGGACCCGTCCAAGATCGAGCGGCTGGAGCGTGGCGAGATCCCGATCTATGAGCCGGGGCTGGATGATCTGGTCGCCGCCAATGTGCGCGAAGGCCGACTGTTCTTCACCCTGGACGGCGCCGAGGCCATTCGCCGGGCCGACGCCGTCTTCATCGCCGTGGGCACGCCGACGCGGCGCGGCGACGGTCATGCCGACCTGTCCTACGTCCACGCCGCCGCTGAAGAAATCGCCGGCCTGATCGAAGGCTTCACGGTCGTCGTCACCAAATCGACCGTTCCGGTCGGCACGGGAGACGAAGTCGAAGCCATCATCCGCAAGACCAATTCTAACGCCGACTTCGCCGTCGTCTCCAACCCCGAATTCCTTCGTGAAGGCGCCGCCATCGGCGACTTCAAACGCCCGGACCGCGTGGTCATCGGCATCGACGACATGACCGGCGACGCCGGCGGCCGCGCGCAGAAGGTCATGAGCGAACTCTATCGTCCGCTGAATCTGAACGAGAGCCCGCTGCTGTTCGTGGGCCGTCGCACGTCCGAGCTGATCAAATACGCCGCCAACGCCTTCCTGGCGATGAAGATCACCTTCATCAACGAGATGGCCGACCTGTGCGAAGCCGTCGGCGCCGACGTTCAGCAGGTCGCGCGCGGAATCGGCTTGGACAAGCGGATCGGCTCGAAATTCCTGCACGCCGGACCCGGCTATGGCGGCTCGTGCTTCCCCAAGGACACGATCGCCCTGGTCCGCACGGCCCAGCAGTATGGCGCGCCGACCAAGCTGATCGAGGCCACGGTCGAGGTCAACGACGCCCGCAAGAAGGCCATGGCCGACCGCGTCGCCGCGACGTTGGGCACGAGCGTCCAGGGCAAGACGGTCGCCCTGTTGGGTCTGACGTTCAAGCCGAACACCGACGACATGCGCGATGCGCCGTCTCTGGACATCGCGCCTGCCCTGATCGCCGCCGGCGCGACCGTCCAGGCCTTCGATCCCGAAGGCATGCACGAAGCCGCCAAGCTGTTGCCGGACATCCAGATGAAGGACAGCGCCTATGACGCCGTCGTCGGCGCCGACGCCGTGGTCCTCGTCACCGAATGGGACCAGTTCCGCGCCCTGGATCTGGACCGCATCAAGCTGCTGATGAAACAGCCGGTCCTGGTCGATCTGCGTAACATCTATCGGCCCGAGGACATGAAGCATCGCGGCTTCCGCTACATGGGCATAGGGCGCGGCTGA
- a CDS encoding SDR family NAD(P)-dependent oxidoreductase — MMGAPILVTGAAGFIGMHVAERLLDRGEQVIGVDVFNDYYDPRLKTARAARLERRDGFKMVRADIADHQQMRALVADAGIKRIVHLAAQAGVRYSLENPFAYERSNLAGHLSMLEAARHNDVTHLVYASSSSVYGDRPLEGSGFREDDPTVHPVSLYAATKRSCELMSQSYAKLYGFPQSGLRFFTVYGPWGRPDMAYFSFTQKIVRGDPIEVYGEGRMARDFTYIDDIVDGVIAVLDRPPEQGVHEVYNIGDSQPVGLMDMISTLETALGVSANKIMRPMQPGDVTATYADISKLNALCGYQPKVPLKIGLEKFVDWWRQYENG, encoded by the coding sequence CTGATGGGCGCGCCGATCCTCGTCACGGGTGCGGCCGGCTTCATCGGCATGCACGTCGCCGAGCGTCTGCTGGACCGAGGCGAGCAGGTGATCGGCGTCGATGTCTTCAACGACTACTATGATCCGCGGCTTAAGACCGCCCGCGCCGCCCGGCTGGAAAGGCGAGACGGCTTCAAGATGGTCCGCGCCGACATCGCCGATCACCAGCAGATGCGCGCGCTGGTCGCGGACGCCGGGATCAAGCGGATCGTTCACCTCGCGGCTCAGGCGGGAGTCCGCTACTCGCTCGAAAATCCCTTCGCCTATGAGCGGTCCAACTTGGCCGGCCATCTGTCGATGCTGGAGGCCGCGCGGCACAATGACGTGACCCACCTGGTCTATGCCTCGTCCAGTTCCGTCTATGGCGACCGGCCGCTGGAAGGTTCGGGCTTTCGCGAAGACGATCCGACCGTCCACCCTGTGTCGCTCTACGCCGCGACCAAGCGCTCGTGCGAACTGATGAGCCAGAGCTACGCCAAGCTTTATGGCTTCCCGCAATCGGGCCTGCGATTCTTCACCGTCTATGGCCCCTGGGGCCGGCCCGACATGGCATATTTCAGCTTCACCCAGAAGATCGTGCGCGGCGATCCGATCGAGGTCTATGGCGAAGGCCGTATGGCGCGCGACTTCACCTATATCGACGACATCGTCGATGGCGTGATCGCCGTGCTGGACCGTCCCCCCGAGCAGGGCGTGCACGAGGTCTACAACATCGGCGACAGCCAACCCGTCGGCCTGATGGATATGATATCCACGCTGGAAACCGCGCTCGGCGTCAGCGCGAACAAGATCATGCGGCCGATGCAGCCCGGTGACGTCACCGCCACCTATGCGGACATTTCCAAGCTGAACGCCCTGTGCGGCTATCAACCCAAGGTTCCGCTGAAGATCGGACTGGAAAAGTTCGTCGACTGGTGGCGTCAATACGAGAACGGTTGA
- a CDS encoding outer membrane beta-barrel protein, translating into MRREILPAGVALVLFGATDASAQALRSAQDAQIDLFVRDRAVAVRDRPQPGYDPLGIRTGGFTLFPRLQSGVVHDDNIFAAEADRQPATTLRLTPEVIARSNWSRHALETRARAEIDRNLDFDSENTTDWSLGGAGRLDIVRGADITLAADYAHDHEARTAAGADPAARRPIAFDLASASLAATRTRGRLRLSANAAVLRYDYRDGLSAAGAVIEQDGRDRTVARLTGRADYALSPATALFVQIARDDRDYRIVSGSPERSSSGHEALAGVDFELGALIRGEVAAGYIRQDFEDTAYSDLDGFGGHARLSWFPTQLTTLTATAARSVEDTGVMGSAGALRTDLSIRVDHELLRNLILTAETAWSEDDYNGLDRTDTRFTAGFSAVYRLNRRYGLTAGLAYLDQSSSGAAAGPRYRSTRLSLAVVSHF; encoded by the coding sequence ATGCGACGCGAAATTCTGCCGGCGGGCGTCGCTCTGGTGCTGTTCGGCGCAACCGACGCCTCGGCTCAGGCTTTGCGCTCGGCTCAGGACGCGCAAATCGACCTCTTCGTCCGCGATCGTGCTGTCGCGGTGCGCGACCGTCCGCAACCCGGATACGATCCGCTCGGCATCCGAACCGGCGGCTTTACCCTCTTCCCTCGGCTTCAGTCGGGCGTCGTTCATGACGACAACATCTTTGCGGCCGAAGCCGACCGTCAGCCTGCAACGACATTGCGCCTCACCCCCGAAGTCATCGCCCGATCCAACTGGTCGCGCCATGCGCTTGAAACCCGCGCCCGCGCCGAGATCGACCGCAACCTCGACTTCGACAGCGAGAACACGACCGACTGGAGCCTGGGCGGCGCCGGCCGTCTCGACATCGTTCGAGGTGCCGACATCACCTTGGCCGCCGACTACGCCCACGATCACGAGGCCCGCACCGCCGCCGGCGCCGATCCTGCCGCTCGCCGCCCGATCGCCTTCGATCTGGCCTCCGCCTCGCTGGCGGCGACACGCACGCGAGGTCGATTGCGCCTGTCAGCCAATGCCGCCGTTCTTCGCTATGACTACCGCGATGGTCTGAGCGCTGCCGGCGCCGTCATCGAACAGGACGGCCGGGATCGCACCGTCGCCCGCCTGACCGGCCGCGCCGACTACGCCCTCTCTCCCGCGACAGCCCTGTTCGTCCAAATCGCCCGCGATGACCGCGACTATCGCATCGTGTCAGGGTCGCCGGAACGATCCTCTTCGGGCCACGAAGCCCTCGCTGGCGTGGACTTCGAGTTGGGCGCGCTGATCCGGGGCGAGGTCGCCGCTGGATACATCCGCCAAGACTTCGAAGACACAGCCTATAGCGATCTCGACGGCTTCGGCGGTCATGCGCGCCTGTCATGGTTTCCGACGCAACTGACGACCCTGACCGCCACCGCCGCGCGCAGCGTCGAGGACACCGGCGTGATGGGCTCGGCCGGCGCCCTGCGCACCGATCTTTCGATCCGCGTCGATCACGAACTGCTGCGCAATCTGATCCTGACGGCGGAAACGGCGTGGAGCGAAGACGACTACAACGGCCTGGACAGAACGGACACCCGCTTTACCGCTGGTTTCAGCGCCGTCTATCGCCTCAACCGTCGCTACGGTCTGACAGCCGGTCTGGCCTATCTCGACCAATCGTCGTCCGGCGCGGCTGCGGGCCCGAGATATCGCTCGACACGTTTGTCCCTCGCGGTCGTCTCGCATTTCTGA
- a CDS encoding GumC family protein yields MTHNDTAIGGPGQTADDAIDLHALIAAFRRRLGLFIAVAAAVCLIVLALMLGQPPVYTATASLQINTRKEQVVAGQAVLSALDAEAAIVDTEVEVLKSPQLAAQVVQTLGLIRDPEFNARLRSSPLTNHLPRATPAPTDAQIERQQVIDAVRRRLTVRRVGLTYSMAVGFTSEEPAKAARIANAFADAYLQSQLTAKFDANAQANTFLGARLEDLRRQVEAADAAVSAYRIDNGLLSAQGATLTEQEISAYNQQLALARAQQAEQDARLRTARAQMAAGSNGDDVGEALSSPVVQNLRAQRAAISTRVADLSVRYGPLHPDMIRARQELADIDAQIQAEIRRVVSNLDAQAQVARQRAASVQSSLDAARGALADNNAASVRLRELEGEAEAARAIYRAFLDRYRETSAQTGVEQADARIVSRATPPTAQSAPNLTISLALGLLLGAAAGTGAVIIANAMQTGVSGPDDIERRLGVGAVGAVPLASSVATAEDQTLHPIDLVVQRPLSVFAEAFRALRTSITPIVSVVGEPSVRIVAVTSALPGEGKTTTAVCLARVAARSGGRVLLIDGDPRRRGVTRMLGLNPDHGLAEVLHGAAAWRNVLVLDPASGAQVLPLSGSGLSADDLFGAPPMTALLDDLRQAFDLIVIDTAPVLVLADARILAAKADSVVLLARWRKTPARAVAAAIRILNQSGVRLSGITLSQINVRAQAGLGYGQADYDYRAYRKYYAA; encoded by the coding sequence ATGACCCACAACGACACCGCGATCGGCGGTCCCGGCCAGACTGCGGACGACGCCATCGACCTCCACGCCCTGATCGCTGCCTTCCGCCGTCGTCTCGGCCTGTTTATTGCTGTCGCAGCGGCTGTATGCCTGATCGTGCTGGCGCTGATGCTGGGCCAGCCGCCGGTCTATACCGCGACCGCCAGCCTTCAGATCAACACCCGCAAGGAACAGGTCGTGGCGGGACAGGCCGTGCTGTCGGCGCTCGACGCCGAGGCGGCCATCGTCGACACCGAGGTCGAGGTTCTCAAGTCACCCCAGCTCGCCGCGCAGGTCGTGCAGACGCTGGGCCTGATCCGCGATCCGGAGTTCAACGCCCGCCTGCGATCCTCGCCCCTCACCAACCACCTGCCGCGCGCCACGCCTGCGCCGACCGATGCTCAGATCGAGCGGCAGCAGGTGATCGACGCTGTCCGGCGACGCCTGACCGTGCGCCGCGTCGGCCTGACCTATTCGATGGCGGTCGGCTTCACCTCCGAAGAGCCGGCCAAGGCGGCCCGCATCGCCAACGCCTTCGCCGACGCCTATCTCCAGTCTCAACTGACCGCCAAGTTCGACGCCAACGCCCAGGCCAACACCTTCTTGGGCGCTCGGCTGGAAGACCTGCGCCGCCAGGTCGAGGCCGCCGACGCCGCCGTCTCGGCCTACCGGATCGACAACGGCCTGCTCAGCGCTCAGGGCGCGACCCTGACGGAGCAGGAGATTTCGGCCTACAACCAGCAACTCGCCCTGGCCCGCGCACAGCAGGCCGAACAGGACGCCCGCCTGCGCACCGCCCGCGCCCAAATGGCCGCCGGCTCCAACGGCGACGATGTGGGCGAGGCCCTCTCCTCTCCCGTCGTTCAGAACCTGCGCGCGCAGCGCGCGGCGATCAGCACGCGCGTCGCGGATCTGTCCGTCCGTTACGGCCCGCTGCACCCCGACATGATCCGCGCCCGTCAGGAGTTGGCCGACATCGACGCCCAGATTCAGGCCGAGATCCGCCGTGTCGTCTCGAATCTGGACGCCCAGGCTCAGGTCGCGCGCCAACGCGCCGCCTCGGTCCAGTCCAGCCTGGACGCCGCGCGCGGCGCCCTGGCCGACAACAACGCCGCCTCGGTGCGCCTGCGCGAACTGGAAGGCGAGGCCGAAGCCGCCCGCGCCATCTACCGCGCCTTCCTGGATCGCTATCGCGAGACCAGCGCCCAGACCGGCGTCGAACAGGCGGACGCCCGCATCGTCTCGCGCGCCACGCCTCCGACCGCGCAAAGCGCGCCGAACCTGACGATCAGCCTCGCGCTCGGCCTGCTGCTTGGCGCGGCGGCGGGGACCGGCGCCGTCATCATCGCCAACGCCATGCAGACCGGCGTCAGCGGCCCCGATGACATCGAGCGCAGGCTGGGCGTCGGCGCCGTCGGCGCCGTTCCCCTCGCCTCATCGGTGGCCACGGCGGAGGATCAGACGCTGCACCCGATCGATCTCGTCGTCCAACGCCCGCTGTCGGTCTTCGCCGAGGCCTTCCGGGCGCTGCGCACCTCGATCACCCCCATCGTCAGTGTCGTGGGCGAACCGTCCGTGCGCATCGTCGCCGTCACCTCTGCCCTGCCGGGCGAAGGCAAGACCACCACAGCCGTCTGTCTGGCTCGCGTCGCCGCGCGCTCCGGCGGACGGGTTCTGTTGATCGACGGCGACCCGCGTCGGCGTGGCGTGACGCGGATGCTGGGCCTGAACCCCGACCACGGCCTGGCCGAGGTCCTGCACGGCGCGGCGGCCTGGCGAAACGTCTTGGTGCTGGACCCGGCCTCCGGCGCGCAGGTTCTGCCCCTGTCGGGATCAGGCCTGTCGGCCGACGACCTGTTTGGGGCTCCGCCGATGACCGCTCTGCTCGACGACCTGCGTCAGGCCTTCGACCTGATCGTCATCGACACCGCGCCCGTCCTGGTCCTCGCCGACGCCCGCATCCTGGCGGCCAAGGCCGACAGCGTCGTCCTGCTCGCCCGCTGGCGAAAAACCCCCGCGCGCGCCGTCGCCGCCGCAATCCGCATCCTAAACCAATCCGGCGTTCGCCTTTCCGGCATCACCCTCAGCCAGATCAATGTTCGGGCGCAGGCTGGCCTAGGCTATGGCCAAGCCGATTATGATTACCGAGCCTACAGAAAATACTATGCGGCCTGA